TGGTCTGGGCCAGCGTCGTCAGGATGGAGGACTTGTGCTTGAGGTGCTCCAGGAATTCGCTCTCGAAGCGGTTGATGTCTTCAACCGGAACGTCGTCGAGGTAGCCGTTGGTGCCGGCCCAGATGGAGACGACCTGGTCCTCGACCGGGAACGGCGAGTACTGGCCCTGCTTGAGCAGTTCCATCAGGCGTGCGCCGCGGGTCAGCTGCTGGCGGGAAGCCGCATCAAGGTCCGACGCGAACATCGCGAAGGCCTGCATGTCGCGGTACTGCGCCAGTTCGAGCTTCAAGGTACCGGAGACCTTCTTCATCGACTTCACCTGCGCGGCGCCACCAACACGGGAGACGGACACGCCGACGTCGACGGCGGGACGCTGGTTGGCGTTGAAGAGGTCCGACTGCAGGAAGATCTGGCCGTCGGTGATGGAGATGACGTTGGTCGGGATGTAGGCGGAAACGTCGTTCGCCTTCGTCTCGATCAGCGGCAGGCCGGTCATCGAACCCGCACCGAGCTCGTCGGAGAGCTTGGCACAACGCTCGAGCAGACGGGAGTGCAAGTAGAAGACGTCGCCCGGGTAGGCTTCGCGTCCCGGCGGGCGGCGCAGCAGCAGCGACACGGCACGGTAGGCCTCGGCCTGCTTGGAGAGGTCATCGAAGACGATGAGGACGTGCTTGCCGCCGTACATCCAGTGCTGGCCGATGGCCGAGCCGGCGTACGGTGCCAGGTACTTGAAGCCCGCGGGGTCGGAGGCGGGGGAAGCCACGATGGTCGTGTATTCCAGCGCGCCGTTGTCCTCGAGGGTCTGGCGCACTGCGGCGATCGTCGATGCCTTCTGGCCGATGGCCACGTAGATGCAGCGCACCTGCTTCTTCACGTCGCCGGAAGCCCAGTTGGCCTTCTGGTTGATGATCGTGTCGATGGCGATGGCGGACTTGCCGGTCTGGCGGTCACCAATGATCAGCTGACGCTGGCCGCGGCCGATCGGGATCATGGCGTCGATAGCCTTGAGCCCGGTCTGCATCGGCTCGTGGACCGACTTGCGCTGGGTCACGCCGGGCGCCTGGAGTTCCAGTGCACGGGTGGTCTCGGCCTTGATCTCGCCGAGGTCGTCGATGGGCTGGCCCAGCGGGTCAACCACGCGGCCGAGGAAGGCGTCGCCGACCGGGACGGACAGAACCTGTCCGGTGCGGTGGACTTCCTGGCCCTCTTCGATGCCGGTGAAGTCACCGAGCACGATCACGCCGATCTCGCGGACGTCAAGGTTCTGGGCCAGGCCCAGCGTGCCGTCTTCGAAACGAAGCAACTCGTTCGCCATGACCGAGGGAAGGCCCTCAACACGGGCGATGCCGTCACCTGCGGTTGTTACGCGGCCAACCTCTACGCGCTCTGCGTTTCCGGGTTCGTAGGACGCCGCGAACTCGTTCAACGCATTACGGACGTCGTCGGCGTTGATGGTCAATTCGGCCATCTGCAGTCCCTGCTCTCCTGTTTTCGTGATCATCGTTGCTCACGATGACCGGGGTTTCTTGTCGGTAAGTTGTGCTTGTCCGGCTAACCAGCAAGCTGGCGGTGGAGCTGGCCCAGGCGGGCGAGGACCGAAGCGTCAACCACTTCGTCGCCAATCTGGATCCGGATGCCACCGATCAGTGCCGGGTCAACGTTCATGTTGATCTTGAGCTCGCGGCCGTACAGGGCATTGAGCCCTGCCTGCAGACGACTGGTCTGGGCCTCCGTCAGCGGACGGGTGACGCTGACCGTGGCGATCCAGCGCTGCTGGCGCTTGGCGGCAAGCTCGGCAAAACGGCTGACGAGCTTGGTGGCCTTGAGCCCGCGGGGCTGCGACACTGCCTGTCCGATAAGGACTTTCGCTTCCTCGCTTGCACTGGGCACGAGCTTCTCGGCGAGGGCAACCTTGGCTGCCTGGCTCGCCTGCGGCTCGGACAGGGCACGCTGCACCTCGTGGCTGGCATCGACGGCGTGGTTGAAGGCGAACAGATCGTTCTCCAGCGCTTCCAGTCCGGTGATGCCCGAGGCAGAGACTGCCGACTTGTTTTCAGCAACGGCAATTACCACCGAAGCGGCAAGAGTCTCGAGTGCATCGCCGATGTCACGAGCCGACGCCCAGCGTGAGCCGGCCAGCCCGCTCGCGATCTCCACAGCGTCGGCGGAGACTTTTCCGCTGAAAAGCTGCTTGACCAGCGCCGACTTTTCGTCACCGCTGCGGGACGGGTCAGTCAGGGCACGGCGCAAGCCAGCCGAGCTGTCCACCGTTCCCAGGATTCCGAAGAGTTCCTTAGCCAACTGCAGCGACGCGTTGGGAAGCTTGGCCTCCAACGCGACGAGTGCCGCGGTCAGCGATTCGCTCGATACACCTGCCATTACTTAGCTGCACCTGCGTTCTGGTTCTCCAGATCTGCCAGGAAGCGGTCAACCACACGGGCCGAACGTGCATCATCGGTGAGGGCTTCGCCTACGATGCGGCCAGCCAGCGTGGTCGCCAGCGTGCCGACCTCGGCGCGGAGCGACACGACGGCCGCCTGGCGCTCGGATTCGATCTGCGCGTGTGCCTGGGCGGTGATGCGGGCAGACTCAGCAGCTGCCTTCTCCTTCAGATCCGCCAGGATCTGGGCGCCTTCGGCACGGGCTTCCTCGCGGATGCGGTTGGCCTCGGTGCGGGCGTCGGTGAGCTGCTGCTTGTACTCTTCGAGCGCTGCAGAAGCCTCTGCCTGGGCCTTCTCGGCCTTGGCAATGCCGCCCTCAATGGCCTCGGCACGCTCTGCGAAGTTCTTCTCGAACATCGGGACAACGTACTTCGTCACGATGAACAAGAGGACGGCAAAGCCTACAAAGACGACAAACATTTCCCAGATGTTGGGAACGAGGGGGTTGGGTGCACCCTCGGTGGCGGCTGAGATGATCAGCTGCTTCATATTTCACCCGTCCTTATCTACTCGGTTCTGGATGTTCGCTGGGTTCTGAAGGTTTACTTGAGAACGAATGCGAAGACCAGGCCGAGGATGGCGAGGGCTTCAGTCAGCGCAAGGCCGAGGAATGCGATCGGCTGCAGCACGCGCTGAGCTTCCGGCTGACGTGCTACGCCGTTGATGTAAGCAGCGAACACGAGACCCACACCGATACCACCGCCGATGGCGGAGAGGCCGTAGCCGATGAGGTTGAGGGAGCCGTTGATGGAGCCTTCCATTTTTCTTCCTTTCAAGATGCCACCCGTGTGGCAGGTTGTTTGGGTTGCTTCATCCCCCTGGGGGGAAGTTTGTGGTGCCTTAGTGGCTGTCGGCGTGCAGTGCGCCTTCGATGTAGATCGCGGTCAGCAGCGTGAAGACGTACGCCTGCAGCGCCATGATCAGCGCCTCCAGCATGTACATCGCCAGCGAGCCGGCCAGGACCAGCACCGAGGCGCCCTTCAGCAGGACATTCTCCTGCATGACCAGGAACTCGATGCCGGAGCCGGCAATCATCACGATCAGGTGACCGGCCAGCATGGTGGCGAACAGACGGAGGCTGTGCGTCACGGGCCGGACCAGGAAGTTGGAGATGATCTCGATCGGGATGACGATCGGGAGAATGTAGATCGGCACGCCGCTCGGCACGGTGGCCAGCTTGAAGTACTTCAGGCCGTTCTTCTTGATGCCGATCGCGATCCAGGTGACGTACACGATCGCGGCGAGCACGTAGGCGCCGCCGACGTGCGAGAAGCTCGGGAGCTGGATGACGGGGATCGCGCCGTAGATGTTGTTCACCAGGATGAAGAAGAACAGGCTGAACAGCAGCGGAACGTACTTCATGAAGTCTTTGCCGCCGATGATGTCCTTGGCGATACCGTTGCGGACGAAGCCGTAGGCGGCCTCGCCTGCGAACTGCAGCTTGCCGGGGACGAGCTGCTGCTTACGCGCAGCCAGCACAAAGAATGTGGCGATAATGACGACCGAGAGGATCACCAGCAGCATCTGCTTGGAGAATCCTTCGGCCGCACCCCAGGGCAGGATAGCCGGCAGGTGCAATTGTTCAATTCCAGGAGGAGTGAACTCTCCTGAATCTTGGGCCGGGAGCGCAAGCGCGATCAACGCGTTTCCTCTCTGCAGTGTCCATCATTGGGCGTTGGGCGGGGAGCGGCGACATTCCTGTCAGCCATTCCCCCTCTGAAATTTTTTGGCATTACTGTTCCGCGTCCTTGGACGGGCCACCTGCAGCGCCGTCTCCACCAGCCGAATTTCGGTGACTGGTGAGGCCGTGCATATGAGAAAGATAGAACCCTCCCGCAGCTCCAAGCAGGGCGCCTGCGAGCACAATCCAGCGGGTTCCCCACAGATTATCCAGACCCCACCCTATCAAACTCCAGACGATGATTCCGCCAACAATGTAGCTGAAGACGGCGATCCCGGCGTTGTATCCGCCGTCGTTGCCGTCCTGCGACACGCCGGGTGCACCGCCCGTGGTGCGGGGCGTTTTGCGGGTGTTCTTCTCGCGGTCTTCGCGGCTAGTCATGCGGGCCGCCTTCCGTCGGTTCGGGGTCGTTGTAGATTTGCAGCCGGGCCTTGCCGAAGCCAATGATCTCGGCCGCCTGCCAGGCGACAACGCTGACGACGGCGCCGATCAGGAACCAGCGTTCGTGCAGCCAGCCCGGGGCGCCGAGGACGAAGAGCACAACGGCGAAGCCGACGACCTTGACGAAGTAAGTGGCGACAAACATGCCGATCGCTCCGGACGGGTTGTTGCGTCCAACGAAGTGGCCGATCGCCAGGCTGATCGCGAAGAACGCCATCACCAGTGCGCCGCCGAAGAGGCTCGACAGGGACCCAAAGCCGCCGTTGAAGACGAAAGCGAGGGCCGCGGTCACCAGGAGCGCTCCCCCGGCGGCCGCCGAACTGATGGCAAGCAGCCTCAACCACAGCGATTTTGTGGGGCCGGAAGCGCCAACGGGTCCGCTGCCGGACGTGCGTCCGGACTCGGCGTTGGAGCTCATGGGATCCCAATCGTCGGTGGTGGCAAGGGCAGGGGCGCGGCGACAAGCCGCCCCTGAATTCTACACGAGATAGAACACGGCTAGGCCACGGGGATGCGGGTGACCTTGGAACGGCGGCGGAACCTGCGGATCAGATCCGGGGACGCGAGATACAGCCCGAGTATCAGGAGGCTGCCGGCTACACAGAGGGCGACGGCGGGCAGCGGTGCCGTGGCGGCGACGAATCCGAGGACAATCACCGCGGCGGTGCACGCCGTGACCGTCGCGGCTGACTGCAGATGCGTAAACCCGACGTCGGTGAGCCGCTGGTAAACGTGCTCGCGATGGGACGCGTACCAGCGCTCCCCCGCCTTGATCCGGCGCAGCAGGGTGTAGCCGGTGTCAGCGGCGTAGACGAGGATCGGCGAGAGAACGTATTCGACGTAGACGCCGGAGAGGAACCCTGCCACGGCTAGTGCGGCGATTGAGGCGCCCAGCAGGTAGCTGCCGACGTCGCCCAGGAAGACCGACCCGCGGCCGAGGTTCCAGGGCAGGAAGCCGAGGAAGGACATCGCCAGCACCGCACCGCCGGCGGTAAGCCAGGGCTGTTCGGACAGCAGGCCGGCCACCGCGTAGGCGCCGCCGGCGGTGACCCCGTGCAGGCCGGAGATCCCGTTGATGCCGTCCATGAAGTTGGCAATGTTGACGTAGGCCGCAATCGCTAGGGCGGCCAGCGGAAGCCACCAGAACGACTGCCCGGTCAGCACGATCAGCGCCGCCGAGCCGGCGGCGCCGATGCCGAGCTGCGCGGCGGCGCGGCCCCGGATGGACAGGCCCCGCAAGTCTTCGATCCAGCCCACCGCCGAACACGCGGCGATGATCGCCAGCACCACGGCGAACAGCGACCGGTCCACCGTGACGACGCCCAGGAAGACCGCCGCCAGGTAGCCGGCGCCGCTGGCCAGTGCGGTGGCCACGCCCATCCCCCGGATCGTCGCCTTGCGGTGGGAGGAGCGGGCGGAGGGAATGTCCACCACGCCCATCCGCACCAGCCACGGCTTCACCGCAAGGGGAAGCAGCAGGCTGGCGAGCAGCGTGATGCCGGCCGCCACGGCCAGCGGCATCATGACGCCACCCGGATCTCTCCCGCTTCGTCGGCCTCCTCGTCGGGGATGTCCGCGATACTGGCGCCTTGTTCTGCTTCGCAGCGGGCCAGCCAGACATTGAGGTCCAGCTTGTCCGGGTCCTGCTGGGAGGCCTTGGTGTGGGAAATCTTCGGGTGCAGGGGCCGCTGGTCCAGTTCGCCGGTGCCGACCAGTTCCTCGTGCAGCTTCTCCCCCGGCCGCAGCCCGGTGTAGATAATGTCGACCTTCTTGCCGGACATGGCGATCATGCGCTGCGCCACGTCCAGGATCCGTACCGGCTCGCCCATGTCCAGGATCATCACGTCGCCGCCTGTGCCGATCGCGCCGGCCTGGATCACCAGCTGGCAGGCCTCCGGAATCGTCATGAAGAAGCGGGTGACGTCGGGATCGGTGACCGTGACGGGGCCGCCCACGCGGATCTGCTCGGTGAAGAGCGGGAGCATCGAGCCGCGGCTGCCCATCACGTTGCCGAAGCGGACGGAGACAAACTTGGCGCCGGTCTGGCCGGCCATCCAGGCGGTCAGCTTTTCCGCGACGCGCTTGGAGTGGCCGAGTGCCGTGGTGGGGTTGGCCGCCTTGTCAGTGGAGATGTTCACGAAATGCGAGACGCCGGCACGCTGGGCGGCGCGCAGCACGTTCAGGGTCCCGCAGACGTTGGTCTTCCAGGCTTCGACCGGGTACTGCTGGAGCAGGGGCGCGTGCTTGAGGGCGGCCGCATGGAACACCACTTCGGGGCGCCGGTCCTCGAAGATGTCTTCCAGCGCCTCGCCGTCGCGGATGTTGGCCAGTACGGTATCGCGGCCGGCCAGCAGGCCCCGGCCGGTAATGGAGATCTGGGTCTGCTGCAGCCCGGTCTCGTCGTGGTCGAGCATGATCAGTTCCGCCGGGGAGAACTGCACGATCTGGCGGCAGAGTTCCGAGCCGATCGAGCCGCCGGCGCCGGTCACGAGCACGCGTTTGTCCTTGATGTAGCCCGCGATTTCGTCGACCTTGATGTCGACGGGCCGCCGGCCGATCAGGTCCTCGACCGCCACGTCGCGGAAATCGGAGAAACCGTCGGGAGCCCCGCCGCCCAGCATGTCGCGCAGCGGAGGCAGTACCAGCACGCGGATGTTCAGGCCGTCGACGGCGTCCGAGATGCGGCGGACCACCGGGGCCTCGACGTTGGCGAAGGCCAGGACCAGCACCCTCGCGCGGGTCCGGCGGATGATCGCCGGGAGGTCGTCTCCCCGGCCGAGGACCTGGACTCCGGAGAGGCGGAGGTGCTTCTTGGCCGGGTCGTCATCGATCAGGCCGACCGGGAAGTACGGGGACTCCGGATCCTGCAGCATCCGGGTCAGGAGTGAGTTGCCGAGGAATCCCGCGCCGTAGATCAGGGTGTTCTGCGCCTCGTCGCCGGGCCGCGTCTTTCCCTCCACGTAGAGCCGTTTGGCATAGCGGGCCGCGCCCATAAAGAGGCAGGCGAAGGGGAAGGCGATCAGGCCCACGCTGCGTCCGATGTTGATGGCCTCGTACAGCACCAGCAGGCTCGCGGTGATCGATGCGGCCACAATCACGGTGACGAAAACCAGTGCCCGGGCCTCCTGGAAGCTGCCGAACGGATACCGGCCCCGGTACAGGGCCAACGCATAGCCGGCCAGGATCTGCGCGACCACGGCGATGGCTGCGATGACGAAGGCGCCGGCGAACTGCTCTACGCGGATACCCATCTCGTAGCGCAGCAGCAGGGCGAGGACGATCGCCACAATCCACGACATCGAGTCGAGGAACAGCTGGATCCAGATCCAGAGGGCGGGCTTCTCGTCCCGTTGTGCGGCTGATTCGCGCGCTTCAGATTTCGTAGTCAACAGAGATTGCAACCGACTTCCACTACCACGGCGGCCATGCGCCTGTTTCAGAAAATACCCCGTCGCAACTGTCGGACGGCGTCGGGGCCTAGAACGATACTAATCTCTTTCGCGGCCGCCGCCCGGGTCCGCGGGCAGCGGCGGCATAGGTTTCCAGCCGCTGTCGGCGAGGATGGCGCGGGATTCCCGCCATCCACGCCAGAGCGCGCCGGTCCCCTTCAGCGTCCGTTCGACGAGGACCAGGCGGACGATTTCCTTCAGGAATGTCAGCGCCGT
The nucleotide sequence above comes from Arthrobacter sp. KBS0702. Encoded proteins:
- the atpA gene encoding F0F1 ATP synthase subunit alpha; the encoded protein is MAELTINADDVRNALNEFAASYEPGNAERVEVGRVTTAGDGIARVEGLPSVMANELLRFEDGTLGLAQNLDVREIGVIVLGDFTGIEEGQEVHRTGQVLSVPVGDAFLGRVVDPLGQPIDDLGEIKAETTRALELQAPGVTQRKSVHEPMQTGLKAIDAMIPIGRGQRQLIIGDRQTGKSAIAIDTIINQKANWASGDVKKQVRCIYVAIGQKASTIAAVRQTLEDNGALEYTTIVASPASDPAGFKYLAPYAGSAIGQHWMYGGKHVLIVFDDLSKQAEAYRAVSLLLRRPPGREAYPGDVFYLHSRLLERCAKLSDELGAGSMTGLPLIETKANDVSAYIPTNVISITDGQIFLQSDLFNANQRPAVDVGVSVSRVGGAAQVKSMKKVSGTLKLELAQYRDMQAFAMFASDLDAASRQQLTRGARLMELLKQGQYSPFPVEDQVVSIWAGTNGYLDDVPVEDINRFESEFLEHLKHKSSILTTLAQTNVMDDDTAEALKTAIVDFKKGFFGEGDSLLVGAGHEEYAPIDEDQVDQEKIVKQKR
- a CDS encoding F0F1 ATP synthase subunit delta encodes the protein MAGVSSESLTAALVALEAKLPNASLQLAKELFGILGTVDSSAGLRRALTDPSRSGDEKSALVKQLFSGKVSADAVEIASGLAGSRWASARDIGDALETLAASVVIAVAENKSAVSASGITGLEALENDLFAFNHAVDASHEVQRALSEPQASQAAKVALAEKLVPSASEEAKVLIGQAVSQPRGLKATKLVSRFAELAAKRQQRWIATVSVTRPLTEAQTSRLQAGLNALYGRELKINMNVDPALIGGIRIQIGDEVVDASVLARLGQLHRQLAG
- a CDS encoding F0F1 ATP synthase subunit B, with the translated sequence MKQLIISAATEGAPNPLVPNIWEMFVVFVGFAVLLFIVTKYVVPMFEKNFAERAEAIEGGIAKAEKAQAEASAALEEYKQQLTDARTEANRIREEARAEGAQILADLKEKAAAESARITAQAHAQIESERQAAVVSLRAEVGTLATTLAGRIVGEALTDDARSARVVDRFLADLENQNAGAAK
- the atpE gene encoding ATP synthase F0 subunit C — encoded protein: MEGSINGSLNLIGYGLSAIGGGIGVGLVFAAYINGVARQPEAQRVLQPIAFLGLALTEALAILGLVFAFVLK
- the atpB gene encoding F0F1 ATP synthase subunit A, yielding MIALALPAQDSGEFTPPGIEQLHLPAILPWGAAEGFSKQMLLVILSVVIIATFFVLAARKQQLVPGKLQFAGEAAYGFVRNGIAKDIIGGKDFMKYVPLLFSLFFFILVNNIYGAIPVIQLPSFSHVGGAYVLAAIVYVTWIAIGIKKNGLKYFKLATVPSGVPIYILPIVIPIEIISNFLVRPVTHSLRLFATMLAGHLIVMIAGSGIEFLVMQENVLLKGASVLVLAGSLAMYMLEALIMALQAYVFTLLTAIYIEGALHADSH
- a CDS encoding glycosyltransferase family 4 protein is translated as MMPLAVAAGITLLASLLLPLAVKPWLVRMGVVDIPSARSSHRKATIRGMGVATALASGAGYLAAVFLGVVTVDRSLFAVVLAIIAACSAVGWIEDLRGLSIRGRAAAQLGIGAAGSAALIVLTGQSFWWLPLAALAIAAYVNIANFMDGINGISGLHGVTAGGAYAVAGLLSEQPWLTAGGAVLAMSFLGFLPWNLGRGSVFLGDVGSYLLGASIAALAVAGFLSGVYVEYVLSPILVYAADTGYTLLRRIKAGERWYASHREHVYQRLTDVGFTHLQSAATVTACTAAVIVLGFVAATAPLPAVALCVAGSLLILGLYLASPDLIRRFRRRSKVTRIPVA
- a CDS encoding nucleoside-diphosphate sugar epimerase/dehydratase, with translation MTTKSEARESAAQRDEKPALWIWIQLFLDSMSWIVAIVLALLLRYEMGIRVEQFAGAFVIAAIAVVAQILAGYALALYRGRYPFGSFQEARALVFVTVIVAASITASLLVLYEAINIGRSVGLIAFPFACLFMGAARYAKRLYVEGKTRPGDEAQNTLIYGAGFLGNSLLTRMLQDPESPYFPVGLIDDDPAKKHLRLSGVQVLGRGDDLPAIIRRTRARVLVLAFANVEAPVVRRISDAVDGLNIRVLVLPPLRDMLGGGAPDGFSDFRDVAVEDLIGRRPVDIKVDEIAGYIKDKRVLVTGAGGSIGSELCRQIVQFSPAELIMLDHDETGLQQTQISITGRGLLAGRDTVLANIRDGEALEDIFEDRRPEVVFHAAALKHAPLLQQYPVEAWKTNVCGTLNVLRAAQRAGVSHFVNISTDKAANPTTALGHSKRVAEKLTAWMAGQTGAKFVSVRFGNVMGSRGSMLPLFTEQIRVGGPVTVTDPDVTRFFMTIPEACQLVIQAGAIGTGGDVMILDMGEPVRILDVAQRMIAMSGKKVDIIYTGLRPGEKLHEELVGTGELDQRPLHPKISHTKASQQDPDKLDLNVWLARCEAEQGASIADIPDEEADEAGEIRVAS